From a region of the candidate division WOR-3 bacterium genome:
- a CDS encoding nucleotidyltransferase domain-containing protein, translating to MTVRVVKEIKKILAEDKSIKFAYLFGSFTEGENYNDIDIGIYIVPLVEKNLFKTTSDLKCKISKVLVKKGFNIKPDNVDIVVLNLVSFTFLNRVFKTGTLIFDRDYDLRTDLIEKNAIAYRGCIGILKETSIL from the coding sequence ATGACGGTGAGGGTCGTAAAAGAAATAAAAAAAATTTTGGCAGAAGACAAATCCATAAAGTTTGCCTATCTCTTTGGTTCTTTTACTGAAGGAGAAAATTATAACGATATAGACATTGGAATCTATATTGTGCCATTGGTTGAGAAAAACCTTTTTAAGACTACATCGGATTTAAAATGCAAAATATCAAAAGTGCTGGTGAAAAAAGGGTTTAATATAAAGCCGGATAATGTTGACATAGTGGTTCTAAATTTAGTATCTTTTACTTTCCTAAATAGAGTCTTTAAAACCGGTACCCTGATTTTTGACCGAGACTATGATTTGAGGACCGACCTTATAGAGAAAAATGCCATTGCCTATCGCGGATGTATCGGTATTCTTAAAGAGACAAGCATATTATGA